TAAAACTACGTCAAACTCAGTTTTCTCTTCAGCTGCAGCAGCTCCACCTTCAGCAGCAACAGCTACTGGTGCAGCAGCAGTTACACCGAAGTGCTCCTCTAATGCTTCTACTAACTCTTTTAATTCTAATACAGACATAGCTTCTAAATCAGCTATAAATTGCTCTTTATTAAATGCCATTTTATTTCCTCCTCTAATTCTCTATAATTTTATTTTTATTTAAATCAATAATTTGATTGTTATTTTCAACTAATACTGAAATTACTCAGCAGCAGCTTCTTTTTTATCTGCGATTGCAACAGCTGCATACGCAAGTTTTCTGATTGGTCCAAGCATTCCGTTAAGTACCATAGATAGAAGTTGGTCTCTAGATGGTAATTTAGCAAGAGCTTCTACTGCGTTAGCTTCTACTCTTCTTCCTTCTAGTACTCCACCTTTGATTTGGAATACGTTAGCTTTTGCTTTAGACTTAGCTAATTCAAAAGTAACTTTAGCTGGAGTTACTGCATCTGCATATCCAAATGCAAATCCTGTAGTCCCTTCTAGTAAATCATCAAATTTATCTGCGATTCCAGCTTCTGCTAAAGCTATTTTAAATAATCTGTTCTTAGCAACTAGATACTCAGCTCCAGCTTCTCTTAAGTTCTTTCTTAACTCAGTCTCCTCATTTACTTTAAGACCTTTGTAATCAACAAGAACGATTGATTGAGCTTTAGCGATTTTCTCTACTAACTCTGCTACCTGTTGTTTTTTTAATTCAGTTGCCATTATTGATTCACCTCCTCTTTCATCTAAAAAATAACCTCCGACCCAAAGATAGGATCGGAGGCTTACTTACACTCTTTGAGGCTAGCGAATACCTTCTCTCCAACCTCGGTAGGGTATTAAGGTAAAACCACCTACGGTCTTTGGTCTGGATCTATATTTAATTATTTATCCAACTACCTATTGTATCACATAAAAAACATAATTTCAACTATTTTTGAATAGAATTATGCGTTTTTAGCAACTAATACTGGATCCATTTTGATTCCAGGTCCCATAGTTAAAGATACAGCTACAGTTCTTAAGTATTGTCCTTTAGAAGAAGCTGGCTTTAATCTAATGATTTCGTTAAGGAAAGCTTTGAAGTTCTCAGCTAAAGCCTCATCAGAGAAATCTGCCTTTCCGATTGGTACGTGGATTGATCCTAATTTGTCTACTCTGAAAGCTAATTTACCTTTCTTGAACTCAGATACTGCTCCTGCGATATCTGGAGTAACTGTTCCTGACTTAGGGTTAGGCATTAAACCTTTAGTTCCTAAGATTCTTCCTAATCTTCCTAATTTAGGCATCATATCTGGAGTTGCGATTACTAAATCGAAATCGAACCATCCTTGTTGGATTTTCTCGATATACTCTTCAGCACCTGCATAGTCTGCTCCAGCTTCTAAAGCTTTCTCTACGTTAGCTCCTGAAGTGATTGCTAAAACTTTAACAGTTTTTCCTGTTCCGTTTGGAAGTACAACAGTACCTCTGATTTGTTGGTCAGCATGTCTAGGATCTACTCCTAATCTTAATGCTACTTCAACAGTTTCAGTGAACTTTGCAGTTCTAGTTTTTTTAACAAGCTCTAAAGCTTCTTTTACATCATATAATTTTCCATTTTCAACTAATTTAGCGATTTCTAGGTATTTTTTACCTCTCTTTAATGCCATTGAAAAATTCCTCCTTTTGTGGTTAAGCGGATTTTATTCCTACCACTTAATTCCCTCTATAATTAGAATGGACTACATTAATTAGTCAACTATTTTTATTCCCATTGATCTTGCTGATCCAGCAATGATTCTCATAGCAGCTTCAACTGATCCTGCGTTTAAGTCAGGCATCTTAGTTTCAGCAATCTCTCTTAATTTCTCAGAGTTGATTGTTGCTACAGTTTCTTTCTTAGAGTTTTGTGCTCCAGATTTTACTCCAGCTGCTTTCTTTAATAAGTCAGATGCTGGTGGAGTTTTTAAGATAAATGTGAAAGATCTGTCGTTAAATACAGAAATCTCAACTGGGATGATCCATCCAGCTTTATCTTGAGTTTTAGCGTTAAATGCTTTACAGAACTCCATTATGTTAACTCCGTGTTGTCCAAGAGCTGGTCCAACTGGTGGAGCTGGGTTTGCTTTACCTGCTGGTAATTGTAATTTTATAATTCCTACTACTTCTTTTGCCATTGTTTAGTTTACACCTCCATCAATATCGTGGTAATGATTTACAAAAGTAAATCTCCCACAGGCTAGGATAACCTATGCCTTCTCAATAGCGTCAAAGTCCACTTCAACTGGAGTCATTCTACCAAACATGTCTACCATAACTTTGGCTGTATTATGCTCCATATCTATCTCAGCTACTTTTCCTTCTTGATCAGCGAATCCGCCCTCAAGAACTTTTACATAATCTCCAACTTGGAAGTTGATTTTTACTACTTCCTTTGGCTCTATATTTTCATCAAAATCTTTAAGTCCAATAACATCAAAAATATTTTTTACTTCATCTTCCTCCATAGGGATTGGATCAGATCCTACTCCTACAAATCCTGTTACTCCGTTTGTGTTTCTAACAACATACCAAGCATCAGAATCTACTCTGAAGTTAATACCTTCTGAGTTCTCTTCCTTTGTTGCCACCATTTCTAGCATAACATATCCAGGGAAAAGTTTTCTTGTAACAGCTTTTTTCTTTCCTCTTCTAATCTCTATAGATTCTTCTTCAGGAACTAATATTTTTGTTACTATATCTCCCATTCCTAGAGTTTCAATTTTCTGTTCTAGGTCTGTTTTTACCTTTTTTTCATACCCCGAATAGGTATGTATCATGAACCATTTTTTTACTAAGGTTTTCTCCATCTTATCCTCCAAAGAGAGATACAAGC
The DNA window shown above is from Cetobacterium ceti and carries:
- the rplA gene encoding 50S ribosomal protein L1, producing the protein MALKRGKKYLEIAKLVENGKLYDVKEALELVKKTRTAKFTETVEVALRLGVDPRHADQQIRGTVVLPNGTGKTVKVLAITSGANVEKALEAGADYAGAEEYIEKIQQGWFDFDLVIATPDMMPKLGRLGRILGTKGLMPNPKSGTVTPDIAGAVSEFKKGKLAFRVDKLGSIHVPIGKADFSDEALAENFKAFLNEIIRLKPASSKGQYLRTVAVSLTMGPGIKMDPVLVAKNA
- the rplJ gene encoding 50S ribosomal protein L10, with the protein product MATELKKQQVAELVEKIAKAQSIVLVDYKGLKVNEETELRKNLREAGAEYLVAKNRLFKIALAEAGIADKFDDLLEGTTGFAFGYADAVTPAKVTFELAKSKAKANVFQIKGGVLEGRRVEANAVEALAKLPSRDQLLSMVLNGMLGPIRKLAYAAVAIADKKEAAAE
- the nusG gene encoding transcription termination/antitermination protein NusG, translated to MEKTLVKKWFMIHTYSGYEKKVKTDLEQKIETLGMGDIVTKILVPEEESIEIRRGKKKAVTRKLFPGYVMLEMVATKEENSEGINFRVDSDAWYVVRNTNGVTGFVGVGSDPIPMEEDEVKNIFDVIGLKDFDENIEPKEVVKINFQVGDYVKVLEGGFADQEGKVAEIDMEHNTAKVMVDMFGRMTPVEVDFDAIEKA
- the rplK gene encoding 50S ribosomal protein L11; translation: MAKEVVGIIKLQLPAGKANPAPPVGPALGQHGVNIMEFCKAFNAKTQDKAGWIIPVEISVFNDRSFTFILKTPPASDLLKKAAGVKSGAQNSKKETVATINSEKLREIAETKMPDLNAGSVEAAMRIIAGSARSMGIKIVD